A region from the Biomphalaria glabrata chromosome 14, xgBioGlab47.1, whole genome shotgun sequence genome encodes:
- the LOC106072791 gene encoding toll-like receptor 4, which yields MNLLILLLLTNFPLYTCGTLVDENTSWTVTELKQRNGNPCDVTLDLVNVVVNCSSRSLQFFIKSWFPENTSVLMLQSNLLTVIPNNTLNNLYRLSSLSLQDNMLTYIEPKSFDRLHSLQYLNLENNRLNLFSLPVQIFSDLVNLTELRLAQDTTNSVYNIKRLNTVLNASTGSFPDQMFGHLIHLRTLSVDVHDDVLYFNPEFQNLPLTKLQLSGKLKTITETSFENVKTVTDLSWNNFGYIQNVSSSVLGSFVHLEQFTLNEVRLGVRNSLHLLRPLVNSSMQLLKLSTVPLIPNLKYLSITSQDGILDEESTKYLRDICIEELHLQSNNIFIILKGAFSSQTLDRCLKRVYVTFNPIQGTLQALLDVILLKSLQVLVITSFRNKAQGWAGRSTLQQLESQYVTLTDKLGQRSHVKTNNSRTYAVKLFISRSIEYLEFGSLFGEINWDVPIEVHGGENVQELRLMDCAIQNVQYSLEGLSHVKTVYLSFNTLSVLPVKFFDSFPEVEVLVLDHCELDSEFMSQHSYSLFRNLVKLKQLDLSYNAIDILLPNTFSANLNLRSLNLAFNRFRTIPFDLSQTLGLNKLDMRQNSLDTLSSKDMALLDELQHRLGEVQLLISGNVLSCGCEQIQFLQWLHLTDVRLDENRNYTCINNQGILSSTSAYKNIEVLWRECWGQFYFNIALGMFAFVNIGFVFVFMVTKNKTLIISGVLQLFTEFKLKRPVDYQYSVFIGYSDFDYQFACLTLRKFIEDDLKLSTFVGDRDLLPSIAMAEGIMAAMDSSWRIVLVVNKSFVNNNDWFLFMVRSAVFSVSPANPLRVVILVEECCLPRLPSELLSSVPEDNVFVVTEWKMTYKLQQGLRTRLKE from the coding sequence ATGAATCTACTGATTCTACTTCTGTTAACAAACTTTCCGCTGTACACTTGTGGAACTCTTGTTGATGAGAACACTTCTTGGACTGTGACAGAACTAAAACAGAGAAATGGAAACCCGTGTGACGTCACGTTAGATTTGGTTAATGTTGTAGTGAACTGTTCAAGTCGTTCCCTTCAGTTCTTTATCAAGTCTTGGTTTCCTGAGAACACAAGTGTACTAATgttacaaagtaatttattgacAGTTATACCTAACAACACTCTCAACAACTTGTACAGGTTATCAAGTTTAAGTCTTCAAGACAACATGTTGACGTATATAGAACCTAAATCCTTTGACAGACTTCACAGTTTACAATATTTAAATCTGGAGAACAATCGTTTGAATCTGTTTAGTTTACCTGTGCAGATCTTCAGTGACCTGGTCAATTTAACCGAGTTAAGACTTGCTCAAGATACAACTAATTCTGTCTACAACATAAAAAGGCTGAACACAGTCCTCAATGCAAGCACTGGAAGTTTCCCAGACCAAATGTTTGGTCACTTAATTCATCTCAGAACTTTGTCTGTCGATGTGCACGATGATGTTCTCTACTTCAATCCAGAATTTCAAAATCTCCCATTAACAAAACTTCAATTGTCTGGAAAGTTGAAGACAATCACAGAAACCAGCTTTGAAAACGTGAAGACGGTGACAGATTTATCTTGGAATAATTTTGGATACATTCAAAATGTCAGTTCTTCAGTTCTAGGATCTTTTGTTCATCTTGAGCAATTTACATTAAATGAAGTGAGACTAGGGGTACGTAACTCTTTACATTTGTTGCGTCCCTTAGTAAACTCAAGCATGCAGTTATTGAAACTGTCCACAGTTCCACTTATACcaaatttaaagtatttgtctATAACAAGTCAAGATGGAATCTTAGATGAAGAAAGTACTAAATATCTACGAGACATTTGTATAGAGGAGTTACACCTACAAAGCAacaatatattcattattttgAAAGGTGCGTTCAGTAGCCAAACTTTAGATCGCTGTTTAAAACGTGTTTATGTGACGTTCAATCCAATACAAGGGACATTACAGGCACTTCTAGACGTCATCTTACTGAAGTCTTTACAAGTCTTGGTAATAACAAGTTTTAGGAACAAGGCTCAAGGctgggcaggtagatctacattacaACAATTGGAGTCTCAGTACGTCACACTCACTGATAAGCTCGGACAACGTAGCCATGTAAAAACGAATAATTCTAGAACATACGCAGTCAAGTTATTTATATCTCGTTCAATAGAATACTTAGAGTTTGGAAGTTTGTTTGGTGAAATCAATTGGGATGTTCCCATTGAAGTTCATGGCGGGGAAAATGTACAAGAACTTCGTTTGATGGACTGCGCTATACAGAATGTTCAGTATTCCTTAGAAGGACTTAGCCATGTGAAAACTGTCTATCTTTCCTTTAACACATTGTCCGTGCTGCCTGTAAAGTTCTTTGACAGTTTCCCTGAAGTAGAAGTGCTTGTACTGGACCACTGTGAACTGGACAGTGAGTTCATGTCTCAACATAGTTACAGCCTTTTTAGAAATCTTGTGAAATTAAAACAATTGGATCTGTCGTACAATGCAATTGACATTCTGTTGCCCAATACATTCTCTGCTAATCTCAATCTCAGGTCACTCAATCTTGCTTTTAATCGATTTAGAACTATTCCATTTGACTTAAGTCAAACACTTGGCTTGAACAAGCTAGATATGAGACAGAACTCATTAGATACTCTAAGTTCTAAAGACATGGCCTTGTTAGATGAGTTACAGCACAGACTGGGAGAAGTTCAGCTTCTGATCTCTGGCAATGTATTGTCATGTGGCTGTGAACAGATTCAGTTTCTACAATGGCTTCACCTGACAGACGTTCGTCTGGACGAGAACAGAAACTATACATGTATCAATAACCAAGGGATTTTAAGTTCTACATCAGCCTACAAGAACATCGAAGTGCTGTGGAGAGAGTGCTGGGgacagttttattttaatatcgCACTTGGAATGTTTGCATTTGTAAATATTggatttgtatttgtatttatggtgactaaaaataaaaccttaattATTTCTGGGGTTCTTCAACTCTTCACGGAATTTAAACTCAAGAGACCAGTGGATTATCAGTATAGTGTTTTTATCGGCTATTCTGACTTCGATTATCAATTCGCTTGTTTGACTTTAAGAAAGTTTATTGAAGATGATCTCAAGCTAAGTACTTTTGTTGGTGATCGAGATCTATTACCTTCCATTGCTATGGCTGAAGGAATAATGGCAGCCATGGATTCTAGCTGGAGAATTGTTTTAGTTGTTAATAAAAGTTTTGTTAATAACAACGATTGGTTTCTATTTATGGTGCGGTCAGCTGTGTTCTCTGTTAGTCCAGCCAATCCTCTCCGAGTGGTCATTCTGGTCGAAGAATGTTGCCTCCCTAGACTACCAAGTGAGTTACTCAGTTCAGTGCCTGAagataatgtttttgttgtcaCTGAATGGAAGATGACTTACAAACTACAGCAAGGGTTAAGAACAAGGTTAAAAGAATGA
- the LOC106072789 gene encoding toll-like receptor 4, with product MTLLKVFIILLSFTLTCCFLRHCTVLAQGQKNKSHTAKNPCDVMDYSDVTGIETIVNCSMRSLQFISKSWFLENTSELMLQNNLLTFVPNSTLNSLSKLKQLSLQDNLLSYIQPKAFEGLVSLQYLNLENNRLNLFSLPVDVFSDLISLTELRIIQPTENVQRVYNVSNHSRQTTTASFPDGMFTALNNLTNLSASVFGQVLYFNKDFIDLKKLTGLEITGNVKIINEFSFENIKTIQNLSLFQFNDIANMSDLVLGSFSNLSYVTYNLIHTGLHAALDTLRPLVNSNVRLIKFEQVQKVPGLKYVSLLTRDGFLDVTSTRYLRQICVEELQLNRNSIFVIDFGTFSGETFNRCLKSIYLINNPLIGTIMAFTEGLTLHNLNKFVITGSFVRENGLDDGDSQISKYRLYSSSKNELDMNNNLSTSLGNLDNVKETTVQISKSIEYVDVSSVFGESHLNKRVTIRGGENVKFVRLVDDGIKFVEFPIEGLPNIQVFVLSFNKMYILEPDFFNAYPSLVTLRIDSCRLVSSFVSQYSARMFRNLTRLQNLDLSYNSLEILEPKTFAVNPLLVTLNISGNRFKQIPFDLVLTPKLQLLDVRENVLTSISQEDRNLIEGHKERLGKFQLLLAGNIFSCGCENLQFLQWLHFTDVELDNNKNFTCISRTGVLSSTLAYLDHAGLWRECWGQVCFNVSLGLLCFTLIGFVLVFVWSRNKILIQSRLLQIFTGLKFNTLADYKYGAFIGYSDIDYHFACFPLRQYIENDLGLVTFLQDRDLSPSLAYADGIMEAINSSWRIIKRTLPVYKVGYGLINENFVIQNEWFLFTVRSAIYAMSPANPNRVVILVDAKSMHHLPTEILNSVPEDSIIQISRWEMDYNLRQSLKTRLVQ from the exons ATGACATTATTAAAagtattcattattttattgagTTTCACTTTGACCTGTTGCTTTCTAAGACACTGTACTGTGTTAGCACAAGGTCAGAAGAACAAGTCCCATACAGCCAAAAATCCTTGTGATGTCATGGACTATAGTGACGTCACGGGCATTGAGACAATAGTGAACTGTTCAATGCGATCTCTGCAATTTATTTCAAAGTCTTGGTTTCTCGAGAACACAAGTGAGCTAATGCTACAAAATAATCTGTTGACTTTTGTGCCTAATAGCACACTGAACAGTTTGTCTAAACTTAAACAATTAAGTCTCCAGGACAACTTGCTGTCTTACATACAGCCAAAAGCTTTTGAAGGTCTTGTCAGTTTACAATATCTCAATCTAGAGAACAATCGTTTGAACTTGTTCAGTTTACCTGTTGATGTCTTTAGTGATTTAATTAGTTTAACTGAGTTACGCATCATTCAACCGACTGAAAATGTTCAAAGAGTATACAACGTAAGCAATCATTCAAGACAGACAACTACAGCGAGTTTTCCGGACGGAATGTTTACAGCGTTAAACAACTTGACAAATCTTTCAGCAAGTGTATTTGGACAGGTCTTATATTTCAACAAAGATTTTATCGACCTTAAGAAACTAACGGGATTGGAAATAACCGGAAATGTGAAAATCATCAATGAATTCAGTTTTGAGAATATTAAAACAATTCAAAATTTATCTCTGTTTCAGTTTAATGATATAGCAAATATGAGTGACTTAGTTTTAGGATCATTTTCAAATCTTAGTTACGTGACGTACAATCTAATCCATACAGGTCTACACGCAGCCCTGGATACATTACGTCCTCTAGTTAATAGCAATGTTAGACTTATCAAATTTGAGCAAGTCCAGAAAGTCCCTGGCCTAAAATATGTCTCTCTTCTAACCAGAGACGGATTCCTTGATGTCACCAGCACGAGATATTTGAGGCAAATATGTGTAGAAGAACTGCAATTGAATCGCAATAGTATTTTTGTCATTGATTTTGGAACGTTTAGTGGTGAGACATTCAATCGATGTTTAAAATCTATATACTTAATTAATAATCCTTTAATTGGGACAATAATGGCTTTTACAGAAGGATTAACATtacataatttaaacaaatttgtAATCACAGGATCATTTGTAAGGGAAAATGGATTAGATGATGGTGATTCTCAAATATCAAAGTATAGATTATATAGTTCATCAAAGAATGAGTTGGATATGAACAATAACTTGAGTACCTCTCTAGGAAACTTGGATAATGTCAAGGAAACTACTGTTCAGATTTCTAAGTCTATTGAATACGTCGATGTCTCGTCAGTCTTCGGAGAAAGTCACTTAAACAAACGAGTGACAATCCGTGGAGGTGAAAATGTAAAGTTTGTTCGTCTGGTTGATGACGGCATCAAATTTGTGGAGTTTCCAATTGAAGGTCTACCTAACATCCAGGTATTTGTACTTTCCttcaataaaatgtacattttagaGCCAGACTTTTTCAACGCCTATCCAAGTCTTGTGACACTCAGGATTGACAGTTGTAGACTTGTCAGTTCTTTTGTGTCACAATACAGTGCCAGAATGTTTCGTAATTTGACTCGGTTACAAAACTTAGATTTGTCTTACAACTCCTTGGAGATTTTAGAACCAAAAACATTTGCAGTGAATCCTCTCCTTGTAACGTTAAATATTTCAGGAAATCGCTTCAAGCAAATTCCATTTGACTTAGTCTTAACACCCAAGCTGCAACTTCTGGACGTTAGAGAAAATGTGCTAACGTCAATATCTCAGGAAGACAGAAACTTGATAGAAGGACATAAGGAAAGACTTGGCAAGTTTCAACTACTTCTGGCAGGGAATATTTTCTCGTGTGGATGTGAGAATCTTCAGTTCCTGCAATGGCTACACTTCACTGATGTTGAATTGGACAATAACAAAAACTTCACGTGCATAAGTAGGACAGGGGTTCTAAGCTCTACACTGGCTTATCTTGACCATGCCGGACTGTGGCGGGAATGCTGGGGTCAGGTTTGCTTTAACGTTTCACTTGGGTTACTTTGTTTTACTCTAATCGGATTTGTTTTAGTCTTTGTTTGGTCCAGAAATAAAATACTGATACAGTCTCGACTTCTGCAAATATTCACAGGATTAAAGTTCAATACATTAGCGGATTATAAATATGGAGCATTTATTGGATATTCAGATATTGATTATCACTTTGCTTGTTTCCCACTCCGACAATATATTGAAAATGACCTTGGTCTGGTGACCTTTCTTCAGGACCGTGACCTTTCACCTTCACTTGCATATGCTGACGGCATAATGGAGGCCATCAACTCAAGTTGGCGAATAATT aaacgtACACTCCCAGTGTACAAAGTAGGATATGGGTTAATCAACGAAAACTTTGTTATCCAAAATGAATGGTTTTTATTTACCGTAAGGTCAGCTATCTATGCTATGAGTCCAGCTAATCCAAATCGAGTGGTCATTTTGGTAGACGCGAAGTCCATGCATCATCTACCTACGGAAATACTCAATTCAGTTCCTGAGGACAGCATCATACAGATCTCGAGATGGGAGATGGACTACAACCTAAGACAATCTTTAAAGACAAGATTAGTACAATAG
- the LOC129922669 gene encoding piggyBac transposable element-derived protein 3-like, with protein sequence MSKRAFTAHEVISMIEDEDLDFISADVFIMPPDDGQNSDEDSGDEDGGQPDNLCPSQLNSQAEFILHGLQSTTSEDGAADNIIGNDEPSMPQTSASRKRKIERKKRLWIKSQVDGIEQMPWCDGVRANEEHEVDYLTPVHFFEQFFDSEMLDFIVLNTEKYAREIKGKHQFSTSASEIKACIATLLLSGYSIFPRREMYWERSEDCGIKAVYNAMSRNRFNELLRYIHLSDNNNLDSTDKLSKVRQYLNLINERCLRNFSSVQNLSIDETMVPYFGRHSAKQFIKNKPVRFGYKVWSLATPSGYVAQFDPYVGASATIDRHELGLGPGVVLNLIACLPPKPYRLYFDNYFTTLALMDRLSEKGIGATGTIRANRLEQCPLLPGTEMKKKERGFYDYRSDKHSNLIILQWNDNSVVSIASNFAGDMPLKAVQRWSKKEKKFIQVTQPNIISLYNQNMGGVDRADQNVAKYRISIRTKKWWWPFFAWPIDLCVQNAWLLYRQSELFTSQPLDLLAFRRHVVNSWFLQWDTQKSRSTTPSKSTICKRVPLEMRLWEAKHMRIDLSTTRRCAICKKTCNKGCSVCPVGLHFKCFNLFHGHTM encoded by the exons AT gtctaaaagAGCCTTTACAGCTCATGAAGTAATCAGCATGATTGAGGATGAGGACCTTGATTTTATTTCTGCTGATGTATTCATTATGCCTCCCGACGATGGCCAAAATTCAGACGAAGACAGTGGAGATGAGGATGGTGGCCAGCCAGATAACTTGTGCCCTTCTCAACTGAATAGTCAGGCAGAGTTTATCTTGCATGGTTTACAAA gtaCGACATCTGAAGATGGAGCTGCAGATAACATCATTGGTAATGATGAACCAAGTATGCCTCAAACTTCTGCAAGTAGAAAAAGGAAAATCGAAAGAAAGAAGAGGCTATGGATTAAATCGCAGGTGGACGGAATTGAACAAATGCCGTGGTGTGATGGCGTTAGAGCCAACGAAGAACATGAGGTGGATTATCTCACACCCGTGCATTTTTTTGAACAGTTCTTTGACTCAGAAATGTTAGATTTCATAGTTTTGAATACTGAAAAGTATGCCAGAGAGATTAAAGGAAAACACCAGTTTTCAACGAGTGCCTCCGAAATTAAAGCCTGTATAGCTACTCTTTTGTTGTCAGGCTATTCTATTTTTCCCAGACGAGAGATGTACTGGGAACGCAGTGAGGATTGTGGTATTAAGGCAGTTTATAATGCCATGAGCCGAAACAGATTCAATGAACTCTTGAGATACATTCATCTTTCAGACAACAACAATCTGGATTCAACAGACAAGCTAAGCAAAGTGAGGCAATATTTAAATCTTATAAATGAAAGGTGCTTAAGAAATTTCTCATCAGTTCAAAATCTAAGCATCGATGAGACCATGGTACCATATTTCGGCAGACATTCTGCCaagcaatttataaaaaataaacctgTAAGGTTTGGCTACAAAGTATGGAGTTTAGCCACCCCATCAGGCTATGTCGCTCAGTTTGATCCTTATGTTGGTGCCTCAGCAACAATCGATAGACATGAACTTGGGCTAGGCCCTGGCGTTGTGCTGAATCTTATAGCCTGCCTTCCTCCAAAACCCTACAGACTATATTTTGATAATTACTTCACAACTCTAGCACTGATGGACAGATTATCAGAAAAGGGAATTGGAGCTACAGGCACTATCAGAGCCAACAGGCTTGAACAATGTCCACTGTTGCCTGGGactgaaatgaagaaaaaagaaagaggatTTTATGACTACAGATCTGATAAACATagcaatttaattattttacagTGGAATGACAACAGTGTGGTTTCTATTGCTTCCAACTTTGCTGGTGACATGCCATTGAAAGCAGTTCAGCGATGgtcaaaaaaggaaaaaaaatttattcagGTTACACAGCCAAACATCATTTCACTTTACAACCAAAATATGGGAGGAGTTGATAGAGCTGACCAAAATGTAGCCAAATACAGGATCTCTATCAGAACCAAAAAGTGGTGGTGGCCCTTTTTTGCCTGGCCAATCGATTTATGTGTACAAAATGCTTGGCTACTTTATCGTCAGTCTGAGTTGTTCACATCACAGCCTCTGGACTTGTTGGCTTTCAGAAGACATGTTGTGAACTCTTGGTTTCTGCAGTGGGACACCCAAAAAAGTAGAAGCACCACTCCTTCAAAGTCTACAATTTGCAAAAGAGTGCCATTGGAAATGAGGTTGTGGGAAGCCAAACATATGAGAATTGACCTCAGCACAACCAGACGATGTGCGATTTGCAAAAAGACATGCAATAAAGGATGCTCAGTGTGCCCTGTTGGGctacattttaaatgttttaatctttTTCATGGCCATACAATGTAA